A section of the Prochlorococcus marinus XMU1402 genome encodes:
- the isiD gene encoding protein IsiD has product MKFTSENKISEELVNSFDEKKTLELATRLEEDNYTTPFDGLKDWHLLRALAINRPELTSDYIHLLDQEPFDEN; this is encoded by the coding sequence ATGAAATTTACTTCTGAAAATAAAATAAGTGAAGAACTAGTAAATTCTTTTGATGAAAAAAAGACCCTTGAGCTTGCAACAAGATTAGAAGAAGATAATTACACTACACCATTTGATGGTTTAAAAGACTGGCACTTACTGCGAGCCCTTGCAATAAATAGACCTGAATTAACATCTGATTATATCCATCTCCTTGATCAGGAACCCTTCGATGAAAACTAA
- a CDS encoding DUF565 domain-containing protein: MVFRPQKTNFQLKIVENIQTLSIWANNPWRRYSISLIILLIGYFLGSSLGMVSAVVELMDPVAAFLSVVFIEILIVLRRNFRFEKKRKFLVLLLDSLRLGLFYGFFTESLKLL, from the coding sequence ATGGTTTTTAGGCCTCAAAAGACAAATTTTCAACTAAAGATTGTAGAAAATATTCAAACACTAAGTATTTGGGCTAATAATCCATGGCGAAGATATTCAATTTCTTTAATTATTCTTCTGATTGGTTACTTTTTAGGAAGTTCTCTTGGTATGGTAAGTGCCGTTGTGGAACTGATGGATCCTGTGGCTGCTTTCTTATCAGTTGTTTTTATTGAAATTTTGATAGTTCTTAGAAGGAATTTTCGATTTGAAAAGAAAAGAAAATTTTTAGTACTTTTGTTAGATTCTTTAAGATTGGGATTATTTTATGGGTTCTTTACTGAAAGTCTTAAGTTGCTATAA
- a CDS encoding aspartate carbamoyltransferase catalytic subunit — translation MQIWPHKHIHTLANFSIQDYESVFELANRFDALKNAGTKKIPALQGTLVTSLFFEASTRTKNSFELAAKRLSADVQTFAPSSSSLTKGETIIDTAITYSAMGADTLVIRHSSSYITFEIAKKLDAINSKTSVLNAGDGLHSHPSQGLLDIYTLIKFFSRKSLSPEVLNSKKILIVGDVNHSRVARSNLWALSAFGADIILCGPKTLIPDEFINFLKTPAPNQTEDPVKSRGSITISRSLEESIKIADAIIVLRIQKERMMENLLSSIDSYSLDYGLTAEKLSLNRKEIPILHPGPINRGIEISSKVVDEYPNCLINNQVANGIPIRMALLYLLQKSNK, via the coding sequence ATGCAAATTTGGCCTCATAAACATATTCATACTCTCGCTAATTTTTCAATTCAAGATTATGAGTCAGTATTTGAATTAGCTAATAGATTTGATGCACTAAAAAATGCAGGAACGAAAAAGATACCCGCTTTACAGGGTACTTTAGTAACTTCTTTGTTTTTTGAAGCTAGTACAAGAACAAAAAATAGCTTTGAACTTGCAGCAAAAAGACTATCTGCAGATGTGCAAACTTTTGCCCCATCCTCTAGTTCTTTAACAAAAGGCGAAACAATAATCGATACGGCCATAACTTATTCTGCTATGGGGGCAGATACATTAGTTATAAGACATTCATCAAGTTATATAACCTTTGAGATCGCTAAAAAACTTGATGCAATAAATTCCAAGACTTCAGTTCTTAATGCAGGAGATGGATTACATAGTCATCCTAGCCAAGGATTGCTTGATATCTATACATTAATAAAATTCTTTTCCAGAAAATCACTGAGTCCAGAAGTTTTAAATTCTAAAAAAATTCTAATAGTTGGAGACGTTAATCATTCAAGAGTTGCAAGATCCAACCTTTGGGCTTTGAGTGCATTTGGAGCAGACATAATCTTATGTGGTCCTAAAACATTAATACCAGATGAATTTATCAATTTTTTGAAAACCCCTGCGCCAAATCAAACAGAAGATCCTGTTAAATCAAGAGGCTCAATAACAATTTCTAGATCATTGGAAGAATCAATAAAAATTGCAGATGCAATTATTGTTTTAAGAATCCAGAAAGAGAGGATGATGGAGAATTTACTAAGCAGTATTGATTCATATAGTTTGGATTATGGCTTAACCGCAGAGAAATTATCTTTAAATAGGAAAGAAATTCCAATTCTTCATCCTGGACCTATTAATAGGGGTATTGAAATAAGTAGTAAAGTAGTTGATGAATATCCTAATTGCTTAATCAATAATCAAGTTGCAAATGGCATCCCGATAAGAATGGCTTTACTTTATCTTTTACAAAAATCAAACAAATAA
- a CDS encoding DNA-3-methyladenine glycosylase, producing MKKHLFPKNFFCRHSKLVAPDLIGCYLTKKNNEKDQIKGIIVETEAYSQEEEACHGFHKITKTNKSLFGKPGTFYVYKSYGIHHCLNIVTDKENFASGVLVRAVFISKNNERLASGPGLVTKIFGVDLSFNSLEVLNNKSLWISQRKTTIEEKDLIQTTRIGISKAKNIKWRWYLKNSGSVSKRLKGDRMPKSK from the coding sequence ATAAAAAAACACTTATTTCCAAAAAATTTTTTTTGTCGGCACTCTAAACTTGTTGCCCCAGATTTAATAGGCTGTTACCTAACAAAAAAAAATAATGAGAAAGATCAAATTAAGGGGATTATTGTTGAAACTGAAGCTTACTCACAGGAAGAAGAGGCCTGTCATGGCTTCCACAAAATAACTAAGACAAATAAATCATTATTTGGCAAACCTGGGACGTTTTATGTTTACAAATCTTATGGCATCCATCATTGTTTAAACATAGTTACTGATAAAGAAAATTTTGCAAGTGGTGTATTAGTAAGGGCAGTTTTTATCTCTAAAAATAATGAAAGATTAGCTTCAGGACCTGGACTAGTTACTAAGATATTCGGGGTAGACTTATCATTTAACTCACTTGAAGTTCTTAATAACAAATCTTTATGGATTTCTCAGAGGAAAACAACAATTGAAGAAAAAGATCTTATTCAAACCACTAGGATTGGCATTTCAAAGGCAAAAAATATAAAATGGCGTTGGTATCTCAAAAATAGTGGGAGTGTAAGTAAAAGATTAAAAGGTGACAGAATGCCTAAATCTAAATAA
- the gatC gene encoding Asp-tRNA(Asn)/Glu-tRNA(Gln) amidotransferase subunit GatC translates to MTKITHGEVKKVANLARLELNDNEISNHAEQLEKILEYIKQLESINTDNIPCTTRAIEVINVFRKDEKKNSNCKEELLELGPSREEKYFKVPKIINE, encoded by the coding sequence ATGACAAAAATAACTCATGGAGAGGTAAAAAAAGTTGCCAATCTAGCAAGATTAGAACTCAACGATAATGAAATTAGCAATCATGCAGAACAATTAGAAAAAATTTTGGAATATATAAAACAACTCGAATCAATAAATACTGATAACATTCCTTGTACAACAAGAGCTATAGAAGTTATTAATGTATTTAGGAAAGATGAAAAGAAGAATTCGAATTGCAAAGAAGAACTTTTAGAATTAGGTCCATCTAGGGAGGAAAAATACTTTAAAGTTCCTAAAATTATAAATGAATGA
- a CDS encoding fatty acid desaturase translates to MKNYVDPPSFWNPTLGLFFGGYFLAFLSIWQWYRGVWPLPLLVATAFLALHIEGTVIHDACHKAAHPIPWINQAMGHGSAILLGFSFPVFTRVHLQHHIHVNHPKNDPDHIVSTFGPIWLIAPRFFYHEVFFFQRKLWRKYELFQWGIERSIFLTIILAGIKFDFMNLIYNLWFGPALMVGVTLGIFFDYLPHRPFRSRNKWINSRVYPSKFMNLLIMGQNYHLIHHLWPSIPWFEYKVAYEKTKPLLDMKGSPQRVGIFESKEDIFNFIYDLLIGVRSHSKRRGKIRKIINLYPSYKIKKFLLKIVNKTFIGSR, encoded by the coding sequence ATAAAAAATTACGTAGATCCGCCAAGTTTTTGGAATCCCACATTAGGTCTTTTCTTCGGTGGTTATTTTCTCGCTTTCCTTAGCATATGGCAGTGGTACAGAGGTGTATGGCCCCTACCATTGCTTGTAGCCACTGCTTTTCTAGCTTTACATATTGAAGGCACTGTTATTCATGATGCATGCCATAAAGCTGCACATCCAATCCCTTGGATAAATCAAGCAATGGGTCATGGCTCAGCAATTCTTTTAGGATTTAGTTTTCCAGTTTTTACAAGAGTTCACTTACAACATCATATTCACGTTAATCACCCCAAAAATGATCCTGACCATATCGTAAGTACTTTCGGTCCAATTTGGCTAATTGCTCCAAGATTTTTCTATCATGAAGTTTTTTTCTTTCAAAGAAAACTCTGGCGAAAATATGAATTATTTCAATGGGGAATTGAAAGATCTATCTTTTTAACAATAATCTTGGCAGGTATAAAGTTTGATTTCATGAATCTAATTTATAATCTATGGTTCGGACCAGCATTAATGGTTGGAGTAACTTTAGGAATATTTTTTGATTACTTACCACATAGACCTTTTCGATCAAGAAATAAATGGATAAATTCTCGAGTTTATCCAAGCAAATTTATGAATTTATTAATAATGGGTCAAAACTACCATCTCATTCATCATCTATGGCCTTCTATTCCTTGGTTTGAATACAAAGTAGCTTATGAAAAAACTAAGCCACTTTTGGATATGAAAGGATCGCCTCAAAGAGTTGGGATATTTGAAAGTAAGGAAGACATTTTTAACTTTATTTATGATTTACTAATAGGAGTAAGAAGCCATAGTAAAAGAAGAGGGAAAATAAGAAAAATCATAAATTTATATCCAAGCTATAAAATAAAAAAATTTTTATTAAAGATAGTGAATAAAACATTTATAGGAAGTCGATAG
- a CDS encoding Ycf66 family protein, with protein MITYLGIFYIFIGTVFLFVPLFYLELGRPKDLIKSCLNLLIGLILIIKNKTLDDLFFLIFLLFTILVILYLLELFSFRWNQLTAKEKNKLTTFLEFKNNLSKILEAINLGVKNFAKPLNLFNFGSNNQNKSQKKWVRNDKNDNIKV; from the coding sequence TTGATAACTTATTTAGGAATTTTCTATATTTTTATTGGGACTGTGTTTTTATTCGTCCCGCTATTTTATCTTGAGCTTGGAAGACCAAAAGACTTAATAAAATCTTGTTTAAATTTATTAATAGGTTTAATTTTGATAATTAAAAATAAAACTTTAGATGATTTATTTTTCTTAATTTTTTTATTATTTACTATACTTGTTATTTTGTATCTTTTGGAGCTTTTTTCATTTAGATGGAATCAATTGACAGCTAAAGAAAAAAATAAATTAACTACTTTTTTGGAATTCAAAAATAATCTTTCGAAAATTTTAGAAGCTATTAATCTTGGCGTTAAGAATTTTGCAAAACCTTTAAATTTATTTAATTTTGGTAGCAATAATCAAAATAAAAGCCAGAAAAAGTGGGTAAGAAATGATAAAAATGATAATATAAAAGTCTGA
- the ileS gene encoding isoleucine--tRNA ligase: MKSQNSKEKKSDFSYKETLNLLKTDFSMRANSVIREPEIQSFWDKNNIDFELGSNNLGETFTLHDGPPYANGALHMGHALNKVLKDIINKYKTLRGFKVHYVPGWDCHGLPIELKVIQNLKSDERKNLDTLNLRKKATDYAYLQIKNQMEGFKRWGIWGDWDNPYLTLKKSYEAAQIGVFGKMFLNGYIYRGLKPVHWSPSSRTALAEAELEYPDEHYSKSIYVSLKITKLSENIILGFCKENPNIEKDFLLRNSFVTIWTTTPWTIPANEAVAVNPKIKYVFAIDEEKRIYLFAKELSSEISNKFSKDLKTLFETAGDSLENIEYQHPTKNKNCRIVIGGDYITTESGTGIVHTAPGHGVDDFNVGQKYDLPITCVVDEKGNLNEYSGQFKGSNVLKDANDLIIEYLKVNKLLILQENFKHRYPYDWRTKKPTIFRATEQWFASVNGFRSSALKAIEEVEWMPTTGKKRIYSMVVGRGDWCISRQRSWGVPIPVFYKKNGNEILLNNEIINHIQELFSEHGADIWWDWDVKNLLPENYVKDSGLWKKGTDTMDVWFDSGSSWAAVCEQRSELKYPADLYLEGSDQHRGWFQSSLLTSVAVNNKPPYEKVLTHGFALDENGRKMSKSLGNVVDPNIIINGGNNKKTEPAYGADVLRLWVSSVDYSVDVPIGSNILKQLSDVYRKVRNTARYLLGNIHDYEPNIDSFEINQLPLLDQWMLGRLVEVTDQISNAYENYEFSRFFQILQSFCVVDLSNFYLDIAKDRLYVSSKSQFRRRSCQFVMSKVVENLAVLISPVLCHMAEDIWQNIPYSTKEKSVFQRGWPIFSKSWKNETLNEHITNLRNLRVEINKAIEGCRNKQIIGAALETEVNYLPEDKVIKDSLIWLDRFGNEDVDLFRDWLIVSNFQVVSNLAESSLIIDNNELGKIQILKADGQKCDRCWHYQKETFSGIQNTKLCKRCSNIINLEFS; encoded by the coding sequence ATGAAATCTCAAAATAGCAAAGAAAAAAAATCAGACTTTTCTTATAAAGAGACTTTAAATTTACTTAAAACTGACTTCTCAATGCGTGCTAATTCAGTTATAAGAGAACCCGAGATTCAGAGTTTTTGGGATAAAAATAATATTGATTTCGAATTAGGTTCAAACAATTTAGGAGAGACATTTACATTGCACGATGGCCCACCTTATGCAAATGGAGCTCTTCATATGGGTCATGCTCTCAACAAAGTTTTAAAAGATATAATCAATAAATACAAAACCTTGAGAGGATTCAAGGTTCATTACGTTCCTGGTTGGGACTGCCATGGATTACCTATTGAATTAAAAGTAATTCAGAATTTAAAATCTGATGAAAGAAAGAATCTTGACACTCTAAATCTCAGAAAAAAAGCAACAGATTATGCCTATTTACAAATAAAAAACCAAATGGAGGGTTTCAAGAGGTGGGGCATATGGGGAGATTGGGATAACCCTTACTTAACTCTTAAGAAAAGTTATGAAGCTGCTCAGATTGGAGTATTTGGGAAAATGTTTTTAAATGGATACATATATCGAGGTCTTAAACCTGTTCATTGGAGTCCGAGTTCGAGGACTGCACTCGCAGAAGCAGAATTAGAATATCCTGATGAACATTATTCAAAAAGTATTTACGTTTCCTTAAAAATCACTAAATTATCTGAAAATATTATTTTGGGATTCTGTAAAGAAAATCCAAATATTGAAAAGGATTTTCTTCTAAGAAATTCTTTCGTAACTATTTGGACCACAACACCTTGGACCATACCTGCAAATGAAGCAGTAGCAGTAAATCCTAAAATAAAATATGTTTTTGCTATTGATGAAGAGAAAAGAATATACCTTTTTGCAAAAGAATTATCTTCTGAAATTAGTAATAAATTTAGTAAAGATCTTAAGACTCTTTTTGAGACTGCAGGTGACTCCCTGGAAAATATTGAATATCAACATCCCACCAAAAATAAAAATTGTAGAATTGTGATTGGCGGAGATTACATCACTACAGAATCAGGTACTGGAATTGTTCATACTGCACCAGGTCATGGAGTAGATGATTTTAATGTGGGGCAAAAATATGATTTACCCATAACATGTGTTGTTGATGAAAAAGGTAATCTAAATGAATATTCTGGTCAATTCAAAGGATCAAATGTCTTAAAAGACGCAAATGATTTAATTATTGAATATTTAAAGGTAAATAAATTGCTTATATTACAAGAAAATTTCAAGCATAGATACCCCTATGATTGGAGAACCAAAAAACCAACTATTTTTAGAGCAACGGAACAATGGTTTGCATCTGTAAACGGCTTTAGATCATCTGCATTAAAGGCAATCGAAGAAGTTGAATGGATGCCGACAACTGGAAAAAAAAGAATTTATTCTATGGTCGTTGGTAGAGGGGATTGGTGTATTTCTAGACAAAGATCTTGGGGGGTTCCAATTCCAGTTTTTTATAAAAAAAATGGTAATGAAATTCTCCTAAACAACGAGATAATTAATCATATTCAAGAACTTTTTAGTGAACATGGAGCAGATATTTGGTGGGATTGGGATGTTAAGAATCTATTGCCAGAAAATTATGTAAAAGATTCTGGTTTATGGAAAAAAGGAACAGATACAATGGATGTTTGGTTTGATTCAGGTTCTAGTTGGGCGGCAGTGTGTGAACAAAGAAGTGAATTGAAATACCCAGCAGATCTTTATTTAGAGGGCTCAGATCAACACAGAGGTTGGTTCCAGTCTTCATTACTTACATCTGTTGCAGTTAATAATAAACCTCCTTATGAGAAAGTTTTAACTCATGGTTTTGCACTTGATGAAAACGGAAGAAAAATGAGCAAATCTTTAGGTAACGTTGTTGATCCAAATATAATTATTAACGGAGGTAATAATAAAAAAACTGAACCTGCTTATGGTGCTGATGTTTTAAGGCTATGGGTAAGCTCTGTAGATTATTCAGTAGATGTTCCAATTGGTTCAAATATACTTAAGCAACTATCTGACGTTTACAGAAAAGTTCGTAATACTGCAAGATATCTTCTAGGGAATATTCATGATTATGAACCTAATATTGATAGTTTTGAAATTAATCAATTGCCGCTCTTAGATCAGTGGATGTTAGGCAGATTAGTTGAGGTTACAGACCAAATATCAAATGCTTATGAAAATTATGAATTTTCAAGATTTTTTCAAATTTTACAAAGTTTTTGTGTTGTAGATCTATCAAACTTCTATTTGGATATTGCGAAGGATAGGTTATATGTTAGTTCTAAATCGCAATTTAGAAGAAGATCATGTCAGTTTGTGATGTCTAAAGTAGTTGAAAATTTAGCAGTTCTTATTTCTCCAGTACTTTGTCATATGGCTGAAGATATTTGGCAAAATATCCCATATTCGACTAAAGAAAAATCAGTATTTCAAAGAGGATGGCCAATTTTTTCAAAGTCATGGAAAAATGAAACTCTTAATGAACACATCACAAATTTGAGAAATTTGAGAGTTGAAATTAATAAAGCTATAGAGGGATGTAGAAACAAACAAATAATTGGAGCCGCTTTAGAAACAGAAGTTAATTATTTACCTGAAGATAAAGTTATAAAAGATTCTCTGATTTGGCTAGATAGATTTGGTAATGAAGATGTAGATTTATTTAGGGATTGGCTAATAGTTTCAAATTTCCAAGTGGTATCTAATTTAGCTGAGAGTTCTCTAATTATTGATAATAATGAACTTGGAAAGATCCAAATCTTAAAGGCTGATGGACAAAAATGTGATAGATGTTGGCATTATCAAAAAGAAACTTTTAGTGGAATCCAAAATACAAAATTATGCAAAAGATGTTCAAATATCATTAATCTTGAATTTTCTTAA
- a CDS encoding DUF3177 family protein has translation MNVFNQLSIWLSFQLSIIFFIGIPVTLFFWSIKKRNQAVNKLLSIYWKISLLFFISLLLLIGKYNYALLVTNISTLLMTISVWFWNDINDELKEYNLTYPLTTTTKVWRWSLTFISLNFLIQSLGNVKCFSSINSAACAMWLQPSSKFYIVIKNLFNFFFGANFTQPIAKFLGLFALLIYTLGLIQWSIIKLPKNGRNSSFSENGRY, from the coding sequence TTGAACGTTTTTAATCAACTTTCTATTTGGCTATCTTTTCAACTTTCAATAATTTTCTTTATTGGTATTCCTGTTACCTTGTTCTTTTGGTCAATTAAGAAAAGAAATCAAGCTGTTAATAAACTTCTATCAATTTATTGGAAAATATCCCTTTTATTTTTTATAAGCCTTTTACTTCTAATAGGTAAATATAATTATGCTCTTCTAGTAACAAATATTTCAACATTATTAATGACAATTTCAGTTTGGTTTTGGAACGATATAAATGATGAATTAAAAGAATATAATCTTACTTACCCGCTTACCACAACAACAAAAGTATGGAGATGGTCTCTTACTTTTATATCTCTCAATTTCTTAATCCAAAGTTTAGGAAACGTTAAATGCTTTTCTTCTATTAATTCGGCTGCATGTGCTATGTGGCTTCAACCGTCTTCAAAATTTTATATCGTAATCAAAAATCTATTTAATTTTTTCTTTGGAGCTAACTTTACTCAGCCAATAGCAAAATTTTTAGGATTATTTGCATTATTAATCTATACATTAGGCTTGATTCAATGGTCAATAATTAAATTACCAAAAAATGGAAGAAACTCTTCCTTTTCAGAAAATGGCAGATATTGA
- the trmB gene encoding tRNA (guanosine(46)-N7)-methyltransferase TrmB — translation MRQHVNPLSKNFNEVERIPSLTEMFDDPYLNLHLDIGSAAGDFLFELALVNNSWNYLGIEIREKLVETSKAKVREREIKNLYFAFGNAINILKDVKNNFIIKNVKSISFNFPDPWFKKRHYKRRVIQTEFINILSNSLQKGCLIFIKTDVKDLLDYMDNTILSNFNFKTIDNKDINYSRSFNPNKVQTNREKYAIVNQLDIFEKIYIKI, via the coding sequence ATGAGACAGCATGTTAATCCCCTGAGTAAAAATTTTAATGAAGTTGAGAGAATCCCTTCTCTGACTGAAATGTTTGATGATCCTTATTTGAATCTGCATTTGGATATAGGTTCTGCTGCTGGTGACTTTCTATTTGAGTTAGCTTTAGTTAATAACAGTTGGAATTATTTAGGAATTGAAATACGCGAGAAATTAGTTGAAACTTCTAAAGCAAAAGTCCGAGAAAGAGAAATTAAAAATTTATACTTTGCATTTGGCAATGCTATTAATATTTTGAAAGATGTCAAAAATAATTTTATTATCAAAAATGTAAAAAGTATTTCCTTTAACTTTCCTGATCCATGGTTCAAAAAAAGACATTATAAAAGGCGTGTAATTCAAACAGAATTTATCAATATTCTCTCAAATTCATTACAAAAAGGATGCCTAATTTTTATTAAAACTGATGTAAAGGATTTATTAGATTATATGGATAATACTATATTAAGTAATTTTAATTTTAAAACCATAGATAATAAGGATATTAATTATTCTAGAAGTTTTAATCCAAATAAAGTTCAAACTAATAGAGAGAAGTATGCGATTGTTAATCAGCTTGATATTTTTGAAAAGATTTATATAAAAATTTGA
- the glmM gene encoding phosphoglucosamine mutase produces the protein MQSIFGTDGIRGRFNKEITYALAYKVGYALGANLENNNPILIGRDTRISGNFLLQAIANGINASGKKFVNIGICPTPAIPFLIKKEKMSSGIMISASHNPPEYNGIKIFDHNGQKITKNFENKIQKFVEEQSQNKSVHTKELSLKTNKELMGIYIKGLIQTMGGVNLSGIKIILDTCYGSATTCAKEIFQNLGADVRVINNTKNGSKINMKCGSTNLEPIKKALQENPADMGFSFDGDADRVIGLDSKGNVLDGDHILFLWGRELMEQKILTNNLLISTQMANLGFEKAWNKIGGFLYRTDVGDKYVHEAIKEKRAVLGGEQSGHILSKINNFSGDGILTAIQISKYCKKKNITLNDWLKTSFNPFPQKLTNIDLDFNINKINQKAKNLINQTIASYQANNSDNFRIYIRPSGTEPVMRVLIEAKNQTEVNSLSSEITKKLSLEINKIMN, from the coding sequence ATGCAATCAATCTTTGGTACTGATGGGATAAGAGGAAGATTTAATAAAGAGATAACTTATGCTCTAGCCTATAAAGTTGGATATGCTTTGGGTGCGAATTTAGAAAATAATAATCCTATATTAATTGGAAGAGATACAAGAATTAGTGGAAATTTTCTGCTTCAAGCTATAGCAAATGGTATAAATGCAAGTGGTAAAAAATTTGTAAATATTGGTATATGCCCTACCCCGGCAATCCCTTTTTTAATTAAAAAAGAAAAAATGAGTAGCGGGATAATGATATCTGCGAGTCATAATCCACCCGAATATAATGGAATAAAAATCTTTGATCATAATGGTCAAAAAATTACAAAAAATTTTGAAAATAAAATTCAAAAATTTGTTGAAGAACAAAGTCAAAATAAATCAGTTCACACCAAAGAGCTCTCTTTAAAAACAAATAAAGAGCTTATGGGTATTTATATCAAAGGCTTAATCCAAACAATGGGCGGAGTAAATTTAAGCGGTATAAAAATTATATTAGACACATGCTATGGCTCAGCAACAACCTGCGCAAAAGAAATTTTTCAGAATCTTGGAGCAGATGTAAGAGTTATTAATAATACGAAAAATGGATCAAAAATTAATATGAAATGTGGTTCTACTAATCTTGAACCAATAAAAAAGGCATTACAAGAAAATCCTGCAGATATGGGATTTAGCTTCGATGGTGATGCCGATAGAGTAATTGGACTAGATTCTAAAGGTAATGTACTAGATGGAGATCATATTCTTTTTCTTTGGGGTAGGGAACTTATGGAACAAAAAATTCTGACGAATAATTTGCTTATATCAACTCAAATGGCAAATTTAGGTTTTGAAAAAGCCTGGAATAAAATTGGTGGTTTTTTATATAGAACTGATGTAGGAGATAAATACGTTCATGAGGCAATTAAAGAAAAAAGAGCTGTTTTAGGAGGTGAGCAATCAGGCCATATACTTTCAAAAATTAATAACTTTTCTGGAGATGGAATATTGACTGCAATTCAAATTTCTAAATACTGTAAAAAGAAAAATATAACTTTAAATGATTGGTTAAAAACTAGTTTCAACCCTTTTCCTCAGAAACTAACCAACATCGATTTAGATTTTAATATTAATAAGATCAATCAAAAAGCTAAAAATTTAATTAATCAAACTATAGCAAGTTACCAGGCTAATAACTCAGATAATTTTAGAATTTATATAAGGCCTAGCGGTACAGAACCCGTAATGAGAGTTCTGATTGAGGCCAAAAATCAGACGGAAGTTAATTCTTTATCTAGCGAAATAACGAAAAAACTATCTTTGGAAATTAATAAAATAATGAATTAA
- a CDS encoding thioredoxin domain-containing protein — MQSESREPLLKTNFKAILVLLIAIVFIGLVLLRNLLFESTLLLKSFGELSVNPEIAFKNNKPTFLEFYAEWCEVCKDMAPKVSTLKEEYEKDINFVFLNVDNQKWDNYIRKFNVNGIPQVNLFDRKGNLISTFIGKQEEIKIRESLADLKGESKSNEEIINDEFSAIKQNKNNEVSPRSHG; from the coding sequence ATGCAATCTGAGAGTAGAGAGCCATTATTAAAAACAAATTTTAAAGCAATACTTGTTTTACTTATTGCTATTGTTTTTATTGGATTAGTTTTATTGAGGAATCTCTTATTTGAATCAACTTTACTTCTAAAGAGTTTTGGCGAATTATCTGTTAACCCTGAAATAGCCTTTAAAAACAATAAGCCTACATTTCTTGAATTTTATGCTGAGTGGTGTGAAGTTTGTAAAGATATGGCTCCTAAAGTATCCACTTTGAAAGAGGAATACGAAAAAGATATTAATTTTGTCTTTTTAAATGTTGACAATCAAAAATGGGATAACTATATTCGAAAATTTAATGTAAATGGTATCCCTCAAGTTAATCTTTTTGATAGAAAGGGTAATTTAATCTCGACTTTTATTGGTAAACAAGAGGAAATAAAAATAAGAGAATCTTTAGCTGATCTAAAGGGAGAATCAAAATCTAATGAAGAAATAATTAATGATGAATTTTCAGCAATCAAACAAAATAAAAACAATGAGGTTTCTCCTCGAAGTCATGGATGA
- the thyX gene encoding FAD-dependent thymidylate synthase, whose amino-acid sequence MSKVELISLTPDAEKTMAYIARVSNPNNQQNENYSKLLSYCIKNEHWSVFEQSFMTLQIETNRGIAAQILRHRSFTFQEFSQRYADSSQLGNIPLPDLRRQDFKNRQNSISDLPDELKKRFNTKIAMHFKAASELYEDLLAEGVAKECARFVLPLATPTRIYMSGSCRSWIHYINLRSAHGTQEEHKSIAQNCKSIFKQSFPTVSQSLDW is encoded by the coding sequence ATGAGCAAAGTTGAACTAATTTCGCTAACTCCTGATGCAGAAAAAACAATGGCTTACATTGCAAGAGTTAGTAATCCAAACAATCAGCAAAATGAAAATTATTCAAAATTATTGAGTTATTGTATTAAAAATGAACATTGGAGTGTATTTGAGCAGTCATTTATGACTTTACAAATAGAAACCAATAGAGGAATAGCAGCTCAAATTTTAAGGCATAGATCATTTACATTCCAAGAATTTTCACAGAGATATGCAGATAGTTCTCAATTGGGTAACATTCCTTTACCAGATTTGAGAAGACAAGATTTTAAAAATAGGCAGAATTCTATTTCTGACCTCCCTGATGAGTTAAAAAAAAGATTTAATACTAAAATCGCTATGCATTTTAAAGCTGCTTCAGAATTATATGAAGATTTACTTGCTGAGGGAGTAGCTAAAGAGTGCGCGAGATTTGTTTTACCATTAGCAACTCCAACGAGAATATATATGTCAGGATCATGCCGATCGTGGATTCATTATATTAATTTAAGATCAGCTCATGGTACCCAAGAGGAACACAAGTCTATTGCTCAAAATTGTAAATCTATTTTCAAACAAAGTTTTCCGACTGTATCGCAATCTCTAGATTGGTAA